Below is a window of Yersinia kristensenii DNA.
GGCGACGAATGGCGTAGGTTTATTGGTAATCAGCCCCATCGGCAAGCCATTGGCCACCAGTTGCGCCAATGTGGCTTTCACTTGCGGAAATAGCTGGCTCCCCTGCTCGACCGTCTGAGCATAGTAGTGGTCAAACAGTTCGCGGGTATGTGCGACTGATTGAGCATCTGGCTCGCGCCCCGCCCAGCGCAGCGCGCGCTCGACTAAGACATCAGCGCCATTGCCAATCCAGGTTGAGACCAAATCTTGACCGGCGACCGGTAAATTCTGATGTGCCAGTGCCATATCAATCGCGCTGGCAAGCCCCGGTACGCTATCAACTAATGTGCCATCGAGATCAAAAGCCACACCGCGGATAGCATCAAATTTAGTCATGAGCAGACTTCGCCAATTCACTGCGCATAGCATCAATCACACTTTTATAGTCCGGCTGGCTAAAGATTGCTGAACCGGCGACAAACATATCCGCACCGGCAGCCGCGATATCGCGAATATTATCCACTTTAACGCCGCCATCCACTTCCAGACGAATGTCATAGCCGCTGTCATCAATCAGCTTGCGCACCTGGCGTAATTTATTCAGTGTTTCGGGAATGAAAGACTGCCCGCCGAAGCCGGGGTTCACCGACATCAGCAAAATGACATCCAGCTTATCCATCACATAATCAAGGTAGCTAAGAGGGGTGGCGGGGTTAAACACCAAGCCCGCCTTGCAACCACTCTCTTTAATGAGTTGCAAAGTGCGGTCAACATGCTCTGAAGCTTCAGGGTGGAATGAGATATAAGTGGCACCGGCTTTGGCAAAATCCGGGACAATACGGTCAACCGGTTTTACCATCAAGTGGACATCAATAGGGGCAGTAATACCGTAATCACGCAAAGCCTTGCACACCATCGGCCCGATAGTCAGATTAGGAACGTAATGATTGTCCATCACATCAAAATGCACAATATCAGCGCCGGCGGCGAGTACCTTAGCGGTATCGTCACCCAGGCGGGCAAAATCTGCTGACAGAATAGACGGGGCAATTAAAAACTTTTTCATCTGCTTCTCCAAACGTATCTCTTTGTTTTATGAGGCTTCAGCGTAGCAAACTTCCTCTCACAAACCATGGGGTTTGAATCGTTACCGAGCGGCAGTTCCCGCTCAGCTATACAGCGCCAAAAGCTCGTTCACTTTACTACGGCCAAGGATATTACGGCTGATAGTACGGCGCGCTTTGACCACATGCAGTGACGCCTGATGATACCAATCGCGCGTCAGTTCTGTGTCGTGATTAGAAATCAGAACCGGGATCTTATTTTCTGCTGACAGCTGGTAAGCCAGACGAGCCAGATTTTGTTGATCCACCAAACCAAAGTTACTGGTGTGATATGCCGTAAAATTAGCCGTCGCTGACAATGGCGCATACGGAGGATCGCAGTAAACCACCGCCCCGTGCACAGCTTTTAATAAGGTTTCCTGATAATGCTCACAAACAAAAACAGCATTTTTCGATTTTTCAGCAAACCAATACAGCTCATTTTCCGGGAAATAAGGTTTTTTGTAACGACCGAAAGGCACATTGAATTCACCGCTCAAATTATAACGGCACAGACCGTTATAACAATGGCGATTCAAGTAGAGAAACAATAAAGCACGGCGATAGGCATCGATACTGGCGTTAAATTCTTGACGCAGCTGATAAAAATGCTCGGAATTATTGAAATCGCCCGTGAATAAAACACGAGCATCCCGCACAAAGTCATCAGTGCGGTCCTTTACGATATTGTAGAGGTTAATGAGATCACTGTTGATATCGGCCAGTATGTAAGATTCATACTCAGTGTTAAGAAACACCGACCCCGCACCGACGAATGGTTCTATCAAGCAGTCTCCCGCTGGAAGATGGCGTCGAATGTCATCAACCAGCGGATATTTCCCACCAGCCCATTTTAAAAAAGCGCGGTTTTTCTTCATGCCGTCAGTTAGCTACTTAATAATTCAGAGCCGCAGATTGTACTCTGTTTCAAACAGCACATCAGCGCACAAATAAGAATGATTTATTTTTTAAGGTCTTGCTGTACTTGTTGTACAGGTTTAACCCACGGTTTTTTCGCCTGAACATCGGCGGGTAATGTTGTTATCGCCCTTTTAGCATCAGCTGAAGAGGCGTAGTTACCACTCACTAAGATGTACCAAGGCTTACCATCACGTTTCGTTTCATACACATGATAGTCAGATAATTTTTGCTGCTTAGCATAGGCATTCAACGTATCT
It encodes the following:
- a CDS encoding phosphoglycolate phosphatase codes for the protein MTKFDAIRGVAFDLDGTLVDSVPGLASAIDMALAHQNLPVAGQDLVSTWIGNGADVLVERALRWAGREPDAQSVAHTRELFDHYYAQTVEQGSQLFPQVKATLAQLVANGLPMGLITNKPTPFVAPLLASLGIADYFSVIIGGDDVVVKKPHPAPLYLLLAKLGLHAHEMLFVGDSRNDIMAAQAAGCPCVGLTYGYNYGEAIATSHPDCVLEHFACLLPALGLPSLKDQEA
- the rpe gene encoding ribulose-phosphate 3-epimerase, whose protein sequence is MKKFLIAPSILSADFARLGDDTAKVLAAGADIVHFDVMDNHYVPNLTIGPMVCKALRDYGITAPIDVHLMVKPVDRIVPDFAKAGATYISFHPEASEHVDRTLQLIKESGCKAGLVFNPATPLSYLDYVMDKLDVILLMSVNPGFGGQSFIPETLNKLRQVRKLIDDSGYDIRLEVDGGVKVDNIRDIAAAGADMFVAGSAIFSQPDYKSVIDAMRSELAKSAHD
- the dam gene encoding adenine-specific DNA-methyltransferase → MKKNRAFLKWAGGKYPLVDDIRRHLPAGDCLIEPFVGAGSVFLNTEYESYILADINSDLINLYNIVKDRTDDFVRDARVLFTGDFNNSEHFYQLRQEFNASIDAYRRALLFLYLNRHCYNGLCRYNLSGEFNVPFGRYKKPYFPENELYWFAEKSKNAVFVCEHYQETLLKAVHGAVVYCDPPYAPLSATANFTAYHTSNFGLVDQQNLARLAYQLSAENKIPVLISNHDTELTRDWYHQASLHVVKARRTISRNILGRSKVNELLALYS